Proteins encoded within one genomic window of Pseudomonas cannabina:
- a CDS encoding IS5-like element ISPsy19 family transposase yields MPKTGRPRSIAAEHYPVLVKLAHAQPYSSQAELALVFFAETGITAHPDTFAKALKMAGITRVKQRAKGSFQSPEPNKAYGYNETHRRQLPEQLYPSCLTDTEWALVADLFESQGGRGVPPLHSRRTLLEACCYVVRTGCSWRMLPRDFPHWDNVYKTFRRWSAQGKFEQMHDRLRAQWREREERADSPSAAILDSQSTRSSPQGGDSGYDAGKKVKGRKRSLIVDTLGLLLAVSISAASVQDRDAADDAVAYSKEKYPSLSTLFVDSAYAGKWAQRTHQLHAIDVQVIRGPNNRRTGQWHSEQGDLFSVEPVQTGFVVMPKRWVVERTHAWNERARRLIMHHDRLFAVSEAWVWLAEARILARRLTT; encoded by the coding sequence ATGCCTAAAACCGGACGTCCTCGCTCGATTGCCGCCGAGCACTATCCCGTGCTGGTGAAACTCGCTCATGCACAGCCCTATTCCAGCCAGGCCGAATTGGCGCTCGTATTCTTCGCCGAAACCGGTATCACTGCGCATCCCGACACCTTTGCAAAAGCGTTGAAAATGGCAGGGATTACGCGTGTAAAGCAGCGGGCCAAGGGAAGTTTTCAGTCACCTGAACCTAATAAAGCCTATGGCTACAATGAAACCCACCGCCGCCAACTGCCGGAGCAGCTATATCCGAGTTGCTTGACAGATACCGAGTGGGCACTGGTCGCCGACCTGTTTGAAAGCCAGGGCGGACGAGGAGTGCCACCGCTTCACTCTCGGCGCACGTTGCTGGAAGCCTGTTGCTATGTCGTACGCACGGGGTGCTCATGGCGAATGCTACCCCGCGATTTTCCTCATTGGGACAATGTCTACAAAACGTTCCGCCGGTGGAGCGCTCAAGGCAAGTTCGAGCAAATGCATGATCGCTTGCGAGCTCAATGGCGTGAGCGGGAAGAACGCGCTGACAGCCCGTCAGCAGCGATCCTGGATTCACAGTCGACCCGCAGTTCTCCTCAAGGCGGTGACAGCGGCTACGACGCAGGCAAAAAAGTGAAGGGGCGTAAACGAAGTCTGATTGTCGATACATTGGGCCTGCTGCTGGCTGTCAGTATCAGTGCTGCAAGCGTGCAGGATCGTGACGCGGCGGATGATGCGGTGGCGTACTCGAAGGAAAAATATCCGTCACTGAGCACGCTTTTTGTTGATAGTGCGTACGCAGGAAAATGGGCACAGCGCACCCATCAACTGCACGCTATCGATGTTCAAGTGATCCGTGGCCCGAATAACAGAAGAACAGGGCAATGGCACTCTGAACAAGGCGATCTATTTTCCGTGGAGCCTGTTCAGACTGGATTTGTGGTCATGCCCAAGCGATGGGTAGTGGAGCGAACTCATGCCTGGAATGAGAGAGCTCGGCGACTGATCATGCATCATGATCGCCTTTTTGCGGTAAGCGAGGCATGGGTTTGGTTGGCCGAGGCTCGAATACTCGCGCGCCGACTCACTACATGA
- a CDS encoding IS5 family transposase: MQKTFSELEYTGKKKQTRRDRFLADLEQLVPWALLEAQVAPFYSNTAGKRGRPAIGVSRMLRMYVVQQCFGFSDEGCEDAVYDSQAIRGFMGIDLGRESAPDATTLLRFRRLLEVHQLTRLLFETINQHLASRGLLLKEGTIVDATLIAAPPSVKNREGKRDPEMHQARKGNQWHFGMKAHIGVDATSGLVHSVVGTAANVADVTQVGQLLHGDETYVSGDAGYTGAAKRPEHAERDVIWSIAERPSSYKQHGEGSVLYRVKRKIEYAKAQLRAKVEHPFQVIKVRFNHRKVRYRGLEKNTAQLFSLFGLANLMLAKRYLQQTAG, encoded by the coding sequence GTGCAGAAGACCTTCTCCGAACTCGAATATACCGGCAAGAAAAAGCAGACTCGCCGAGATCGCTTCCTGGCTGACCTTGAACAGTTGGTGCCCTGGGCCCTGCTGGAGGCGCAAGTGGCGCCGTTTTATAGCAACACCGCAGGCAAGCGCGGACGCCCTGCGATAGGGGTGTCGCGCATGTTGCGCATGTACGTCGTGCAGCAGTGTTTCGGTTTCTCCGATGAAGGTTGCGAAGATGCCGTCTACGACAGCCAGGCCATCCGCGGTTTTATGGGTATCGACCTGGGTCGCGAGTCTGCACCGGATGCCACCACCTTGCTGCGTTTTCGCCGCTTGCTGGAAGTCCATCAGCTAACCCGGCTGCTGTTTGAAACGATTAACCAGCATCTGGCCAGCCGGGGGCTGCTGCTCAAGGAAGGCACTATCGTCGACGCTACTCTGATCGCCGCGCCGCCCTCGGTCAAGAACCGAGAAGGCAAGCGTGATCCTGAGATGCATCAGGCCAGGAAAGGCAATCAATGGCACTTTGGGATGAAGGCCCACATTGGTGTAGACGCCACGTCGGGGCTGGTGCACAGCGTAGTAGGGACGGCCGCTAACGTGGCGGATGTCACCCAGGTTGGCCAGTTGCTTCACGGTGACGAAACCTATGTTTCGGGTGACGCTGGATACACCGGTGCGGCCAAGCGACCGGAGCATGCTGAACGGGACGTTATCTGGTCGATTGCAGAACGGCCAAGCAGTTACAAGCAGCACGGCGAAGGCAGCGTGCTGTATCGGGTCAAGCGCAAAATTGAATATGCCAAGGCGCAACTGCGTGCCAAGGTCGAGCACCCCTTCCAGGTAATCAAGGTGCGCTTCAATCATCGCAAGGTTCGCTACCGTGGGCTGGAAAAGAATACAGCGCAGTTGTTCAGTTTGTTTGGGTTGGCCAATCTGATGCTGGCCAAGCGGTATTTACAACAGACGGCAGGATAA
- a CDS encoding ABC transporter permease — MSFLSAFSHLDWAQVLQLTWQHITLVGIAVTLAILVGVPLGVLMTRFPALAGPLQASATVLLTVPSIALFGLLLPFYSKFGQGLGPMPAITAVFLYSLLPIMRNTYLALTGVEPGIREAAKGIGMTFGQRLRMVELPIAVPVILAGVRTAVVMNIGVMTIAATIGAGGLGVLILASISRSDMSMLIVGAVLVSILAIIADLLLQWLQRTLTPKGLLK; from the coding sequence ATGAGTTTCTTGAGCGCCTTCTCCCATCTGGACTGGGCCCAGGTCCTGCAACTGACCTGGCAGCACATCACCCTGGTCGGCATTGCTGTGACCCTGGCCATTCTCGTCGGCGTGCCGCTGGGCGTACTGATGACCCGCTTTCCGGCACTGGCCGGCCCGCTGCAAGCCAGCGCCACCGTGCTGCTGACCGTGCCGTCGATTGCCTTGTTCGGCCTGTTGCTGCCGTTCTACTCCAAGTTCGGTCAGGGCCTTGGCCCGATGCCGGCGATCACCGCAGTGTTTCTCTATTCGCTGCTGCCGATCATGCGTAATACCTATCTGGCCCTGACCGGCGTCGAGCCGGGTATTCGCGAAGCCGCCAAAGGCATCGGCATGACCTTCGGTCAGCGCCTGCGCATGGTTGAACTGCCTATCGCGGTGCCCGTGATCCTCGCCGGTGTGCGCACCGCCGTGGTGATGAACATCGGTGTCATGACCATCGCCGCGACCATCGGTGCCGGTGGTCTGGGTGTACTTATTCTTGCTTCCATCAGCCGCAGCGATATGTCGATGCTGATCGTCGGCGCGGTACTGGTCAGCATTCTGGCCATCATCGCCGACCTGCTTCTGCAATGGCTGCAACGCACGCTGACTCCAAAAGGATTACTGAAATGA
- a CDS encoding type III PLP-dependent enzyme — protein MSINVEDYYSAETFKKMKAFADKQETPFVVIDTAIISKAYDDLRAGFDFAKVYYAVKANPAVEVINLLKDKGSSFDIASIYELDKVLSCGVGPERMSYGNTIKKSKDIRYFYEKGVRLFATDSEADLRNIAKAAPGSKVYVRILTEGSTTADWPLSRKFGCQTDMAMDLLILARDLGLVPYGISFHVGSQQRDISVWDAAIAKVKVIFERLKEEDGIVLKLINMGGGFPANYITRTNSLETYAEEIIRFLKEDFGDDLPEIILEPGRSLISNAGILVSEVVLVARKSRTAVERWVYTDVGKFSGLIETMDEAIKFPIWTEKKGEMEEVVIAGPTCDSADIMYENYKYGLPLNLAIGDRMYWLSTGAYTTSYSAVEFNGFPPLKSFYL, from the coding sequence ATGTCGATCAATGTCGAAGACTACTATTCAGCCGAAACCTTCAAAAAAATGAAGGCGTTCGCTGACAAGCAAGAAACGCCGTTCGTGGTCATTGATACCGCCATCATCAGCAAGGCCTATGACGACCTGCGTGCGGGCTTCGATTTCGCCAAGGTTTACTACGCCGTCAAAGCCAACCCGGCCGTTGAAGTCATCAATCTGCTCAAGGACAAAGGTTCGAGCTTCGACATCGCCTCGATCTACGAGCTGGACAAGGTCCTGAGCTGCGGCGTTGGCCCGGAGCGCATGAGCTACGGCAACACCATCAAGAAATCCAAGGACATCCGCTACTTCTACGAGAAGGGCGTACGTCTGTTTGCAACCGACTCCGAAGCTGACCTGCGCAACATCGCCAAGGCAGCACCGGGCTCGAAAGTCTACGTGCGTATCCTGACCGAAGGCTCGACCACCGCTGACTGGCCACTGTCGCGTAAATTCGGCTGCCAGACCGACATGGCCATGGATCTGCTGATTCTTGCTCGCGACCTGGGTCTGGTGCCGTACGGCATTTCGTTTCATGTCGGCTCGCAGCAGCGCGACATCAGCGTCTGGGACGCGGCCATTGCCAAGGTCAAAGTGATCTTCGAACGCCTTAAAGAAGAAGACGGTATTGTTCTCAAGCTGATCAACATGGGTGGTGGCTTCCCGGCCAACTACATCACCCGCACCAACAGCCTGGAAACCTACGCCGAGGAAATCATCCGCTTCCTGAAGGAAGACTTCGGCGATGACCTGCCGGAAATCATTCTGGAGCCAGGCCGTTCGCTGATTTCCAACGCCGGTATTCTGGTCAGCGAGGTGGTGCTGGTCGCGCGCAAGTCGCGTACTGCGGTCGAGCGTTGGGTCTACACCGACGTGGGCAAATTCTCCGGCCTGATCGAAACCATGGACGAAGCCATCAAGTTTCCGATCTGGACCGAAAAGAAGGGCGAGATGGAAGAAGTGGTCATCGCAGGCCCTACCTGCGACAGCGCCGACATCATGTACGAAAACTACAAGTACGGCCTGCCACTCAACCTGGCCATCGGTGATCGCATGTACTGGTTGTCGACCGGGGCCTATACCACCAGCTACAGCGCAGTGGAATTCAACGGCTTCCCGCCGCTGAAATCGTTCTACCTGTAA
- a CDS encoding betaine/proline/choline family ABC transporter ATP-binding protein (Members of the family are the ATP-binding subunit of ABC transporters for substrates such as betaine, L-proline or other amino acids, choline, carnitine, etc. The substrate specificity is best determined from the substrate-binding subunit, rather than this subunit, as it interacts with the permease subunit and not with substrate directly.), which produces MIELQNLSKTFQSNGKEVKAVDSVSLTVNEGEICVFLGPSGCGKSTTLKMINRLIMPTSGKVLINGEDTTDLDEVTLRRNIGYVIQQIGLFPNMTIEENIVVVPKLLGWDKQRCHDRARELMSMIKLEPKQYLHRYPRELSGGQQQRIGVIRALAADAPLLLMDEPFGAVDPINREMIQNEFFEMQRALNKTVIMVSHDIDEAIKLGDKIAIFRGGKLLQIDHPDTLLAHPADDFVSSFVGQDSTLKRLLLVKAEDAADNAPSVSPETPVADALEVMDENDRRYIVVTDSENKAMGYVRRRDLHRQQGTCAQFLREFNATAAYDEHLRILLSRMYEFNRAWLPVLDAENVFLGEVTQESIAAYLSSGRSRGMKTSIVSPADQVAS; this is translated from the coding sequence ATGATCGAACTCCAGAACCTCTCCAAGACTTTCCAGAGCAACGGCAAAGAAGTGAAGGCTGTCGATTCGGTCAGCCTCACGGTCAACGAAGGCGAAATCTGCGTCTTCCTCGGCCCGTCAGGCTGCGGCAAGAGCACCACGCTGAAAATGATCAACCGTCTGATCATGCCGACCTCCGGCAAAGTACTGATTAACGGCGAAGACACCACTGACCTGGATGAAGTGACCCTGCGTCGCAACATCGGCTACGTGATCCAGCAGATCGGTCTGTTCCCGAACATGACCATCGAAGAGAACATCGTGGTCGTGCCCAAGTTGCTGGGCTGGGACAAGCAACGTTGCCACGATCGTGCTCGTGAACTGATGAGCATGATCAAGCTTGAGCCCAAGCAGTACCTGCACCGCTACCCGCGTGAATTGTCCGGCGGTCAGCAACAGCGTATCGGCGTGATCCGCGCGCTGGCGGCCGATGCGCCGTTGCTGCTGATGGACGAGCCGTTCGGCGCAGTTGACCCGATTAACCGCGAGATGATCCAGAACGAGTTCTTCGAGATGCAACGGGCGCTGAACAAGACCGTGATCATGGTCAGCCACGACATCGACGAAGCCATCAAACTGGGCGACAAAATTGCTATCTTCCGTGGCGGCAAACTGCTGCAGATCGATCACCCGGACACCTTGCTCGCGCATCCGGCTGACGACTTTGTCAGCAGCTTCGTCGGTCAGGACAGCACGCTCAAGCGCCTGCTGCTGGTCAAGGCCGAAGACGCCGCCGACAATGCACCGTCGGTCAGCCCGGAAACCCCGGTCGCCGATGCGCTGGAGGTGATGGACGAAAACGACCGTCGCTACATCGTCGTGACCGACAGCGAGAACAAGGCAATGGGCTACGTGCGTCGTCGTGACTTGCACCGTCAGCAAGGCACGTGCGCGCAGTTCTTGCGCGAGTTCAACGCCACAGCGGCCTACGACGAGCATTTGCGCATCCTGTTGTCGCGCATGTACGAGTTCAACCGCGCCTGGCTGCCAGTGCTGGACGCGGAGAACGTGTTCCTGGGCGAAGTGACGCAAGAGTCGATTGCGGCTTACCTGAGCTCGGGCCGTTCGCGCGGGATGAAGACCAGTATTGTTTCGCCTGCGGATCAGGTCGCTTCCTGA
- a CDS encoding IS5-like element ISPsy19 family transposase, with the protein MPKTGRPRSIAAEHYPVLVKLAHAQPYSSQAELALVFFAETGITAHPDTFAKALKMAGITRVKQRAKGSFQSPEPNKAYGYNETHRRQLPEQLYPSCLTDTEWALVADLFESQGGRGVPPLHSRRTLLEACCYVVRTGCSWRMLPRDFPHWDNVYKTFRRWSAQGKFEQMHDRLRAQWREREERADSPSAAILDSQSTRSSPQGGDSGYDAGKKVKGRKRSLIVDTLGLLLAVSISAASVQDRDAADDAVAYSKEKYPSLSTLFVDSAYAGKWAQRTHQLHAIDVQVIRGPNNRRTGQWHSEQGDLFSVEPVQTGFVVMPKRWVVERTHACNERARRLIMHHDRLFAVSEAWVWLAEARILARRLTT; encoded by the coding sequence ATGCCTAAAACCGGACGTCCTCGCTCGATTGCCGCCGAGCACTATCCCGTGCTGGTGAAACTCGCTCATGCACAGCCCTATTCCAGCCAGGCCGAATTGGCGCTCGTATTCTTCGCCGAAACCGGTATCACTGCGCATCCCGACACCTTTGCAAAAGCGTTGAAAATGGCAGGGATTACGCGTGTAAAGCAGCGGGCCAAGGGAAGTTTTCAGTCACCTGAACCTAATAAAGCCTATGGCTACAATGAAACCCACCGCCGCCAACTGCCGGAGCAGCTATATCCGAGTTGCTTGACAGATACCGAGTGGGCACTGGTCGCCGACCTGTTTGAAAGCCAGGGCGGACGAGGAGTGCCACCGCTTCACTCTCGGCGCACGTTGCTGGAAGCCTGTTGCTATGTCGTACGCACGGGGTGCTCATGGCGAATGCTACCCCGCGATTTTCCTCATTGGGACAATGTCTACAAAACGTTCCGCCGGTGGAGCGCTCAAGGCAAGTTCGAGCAAATGCATGATCGCTTGCGAGCTCAATGGCGTGAGCGGGAAGAACGCGCTGACAGCCCGTCAGCAGCGATCCTGGATTCACAGTCGACCCGCAGTTCTCCTCAAGGCGGTGACAGCGGCTACGACGCAGGCAAAAAAGTGAAGGGGCGTAAACGAAGTCTGATTGTCGATACATTGGGCCTGCTGCTGGCTGTCAGTATCAGTGCTGCAAGCGTGCAGGATCGTGACGCGGCGGATGATGCGGTGGCGTACTCGAAGGAAAAATATCCGTCACTGAGCACGCTTTTTGTTGATAGTGCGTACGCAGGAAAATGGGCACAGCGCACCCATCAACTGCACGCTATCGATGTTCAAGTGATCCGTGGCCCGAATAACAGAAGAACAGGGCAATGGCACTCTGAACAAGGCGATCTATTTTCCGTGGAGCCTGTTCAGACTGGATTTGTGGTCATGCCCAAGCGATGGGTAGTGGAGCGAACTCATGCCTGTAATGAGAGAGCTCGGCGACTGATCATGCATCATGATCGCCTTTTTGCGGTAAGCGAGGCATGGGTTTGGTTGGCCGAGGCTCGAATACTCGCGCGCCGACTCACTACATGA
- a CDS encoding PepSY domain-containing protein — protein sequence MKKVLFQLHWFFGITAGLVLALMGITGALYSFEDEILDALNPDTLLVEERAAALPPLELVHKLEAATGLTVAILRVETLGNRAAQVYFTPEPGERRGPKRNFDPYTGELKGDAVGEGVFDFILQLHRYLAAGEVGKQVTAACTLILLFFCLSGLYLRWPRKALNWRVWLTLDWAKKGRSFNWDLHSVFGTWCLVFYLLFALTGLNWSYDWVSNGLNKLLGDSPLEQRKVTVAIAGNKAPLVVDYAAIWDSIQKTAGPGLRSYNLRLPAAGDQPATVFYLLKDSPHSRALNSITLDPASGQVSSVSRYAERSFGAQLLASNYALHVGSYFGIVGRIVMTVASLMMPLFFITGWLLYLDRRRKQREIKSARFAVPEDLSTDASSWLIGFASQSGFAEQLAWQTASQLQLAGVSAHVQRLGELTVQDLLQSRNALFIVSTFGDGEAPDSARGFERKLLGSPLALEMLNYVVLALGDRQYAHFCGFAHRLHDWLAQCGARTLFAPVEVDRVDPAALQHWQQQLGQLTGAVPQSSHWLTPVFENWTLAGREHLNPGSSGSKVYLLDLIAPASARWQAGDLVEVMPRNSAAVIELFLDGLGIDPLTQVQVGGLQETLAQALASRQLPHNRVHLVGLHAQALVDALAPVSAREYSIASIPEDGRLQLIVRQEIHPDGGLGLCSGWLTEHAALDAAVSLRLRRNSSFHLPAEQVPLILLGNGTGLAGLRSLLKARIDQGQGRNWLLFGERNRAHDFHCRAELESWLEAGHLTRLDLAFSRDQAEKIYVQDRLREAEDELRAWLSDGAAIYICGSLLGMAAGVDQVLNEVLGTEVVSELIEQGRYRRDVY from the coding sequence TTGAAGAAAGTCCTGTTTCAACTGCACTGGTTCTTCGGGATCACGGCAGGTCTGGTGCTGGCCTTGATGGGCATCACGGGAGCCTTGTATTCGTTCGAGGACGAGATTCTCGACGCGCTCAATCCTGACACTTTGCTTGTCGAAGAGCGCGCTGCTGCATTGCCTCCCCTTGAGCTTGTCCACAAGTTGGAGGCCGCAACCGGGCTCACCGTGGCTATCTTGCGTGTCGAGACCCTTGGCAATCGCGCCGCTCAGGTGTATTTCACGCCGGAACCGGGCGAAAGGCGCGGCCCCAAACGCAATTTCGATCCTTACACCGGCGAGCTGAAAGGCGATGCGGTGGGTGAGGGAGTTTTCGATTTTATTCTGCAATTGCATCGTTATCTGGCTGCAGGTGAGGTGGGCAAGCAGGTCACGGCAGCCTGCACGCTGATTCTGCTGTTCTTCTGCCTGTCCGGGCTCTATCTGCGCTGGCCTCGCAAGGCCTTGAACTGGCGTGTCTGGCTGACGCTGGACTGGGCAAAGAAGGGCCGCAGTTTCAACTGGGATCTGCATTCGGTTTTTGGTACGTGGTGCCTGGTGTTCTACCTGTTGTTTGCCCTCACTGGCCTGAACTGGTCTTACGACTGGGTGAGCAACGGTCTGAACAAACTGCTGGGCGACTCGCCGCTGGAGCAGCGCAAAGTCACTGTCGCTATTGCCGGCAACAAAGCACCGCTGGTCGTCGACTATGCGGCCATCTGGGACAGTATTCAGAAAACCGCAGGGCCCGGACTGCGCTCTTATAACCTGCGCTTGCCTGCTGCAGGTGACCAGCCCGCTACGGTGTTTTACCTGCTCAAGGACTCACCACATTCGCGCGCGCTGAACAGCATTACCCTTGACCCCGCAAGCGGGCAGGTCAGTTCGGTGTCACGGTATGCCGAGCGCAGCTTCGGTGCGCAACTGCTGGCCAGCAACTATGCACTGCACGTTGGCAGCTACTTCGGAATCGTTGGCCGAATCGTCATGACTGTTGCGTCGTTGATGATGCCGCTGTTTTTCATTACCGGCTGGCTGTTGTATCTGGATCGCCGCCGCAAACAGCGCGAGATCAAGAGCGCACGCTTTGCTGTACCGGAAGACCTTTCCACTGATGCGTCGTCCTGGCTGATCGGTTTCGCCAGCCAAAGCGGTTTTGCCGAGCAGTTGGCGTGGCAGACCGCGAGCCAGTTGCAGCTTGCCGGCGTGTCTGCGCACGTGCAGCGGTTGGGTGAGCTGACCGTGCAGGATCTGCTTCAAAGCCGCAACGCGCTGTTTATCGTCAGCACCTTCGGTGATGGTGAGGCGCCGGACAGCGCTCGCGGTTTCGAACGCAAGTTGCTGGGTAGTCCATTGGCGCTGGAGATGCTCAATTACGTCGTACTGGCGCTGGGAGACCGGCAGTATGCGCATTTCTGCGGCTTCGCTCATCGTCTGCATGACTGGCTGGCGCAGTGCGGCGCGCGCACGCTGTTTGCTCCGGTTGAAGTGGACAGAGTCGATCCCGCCGCCTTGCAGCACTGGCAGCAGCAACTCGGGCAACTGACCGGCGCTGTACCGCAATCGAGCCACTGGCTGACTCCGGTTTTCGAGAACTGGACCCTGGCGGGTCGCGAGCACTTGAATCCAGGCAGCAGCGGCTCGAAGGTGTATCTGCTGGACCTGATTGCGCCAGCATCCGCCCGTTGGCAGGCGGGAGATCTGGTCGAGGTGATGCCCCGAAACTCAGCGGCTGTCATCGAGCTGTTTCTTGACGGGCTGGGTATTGATCCATTGACTCAGGTGCAGGTCGGCGGGTTGCAGGAGACGCTTGCTCAGGCGCTCGCCAGCCGCCAGTTGCCGCACAACCGTGTGCACCTTGTCGGGCTGCATGCGCAAGCGCTGGTCGATGCATTGGCTCCGGTGTCTGCTCGTGAGTACTCAATTGCGTCGATCCCCGAGGATGGCCGCCTGCAACTTATCGTGCGTCAGGAAATTCATCCTGACGGCGGTCTGGGGCTGTGTTCTGGCTGGCTGACCGAGCATGCGGCGCTCGACGCTGCTGTCAGCCTGCGCTTGCGTCGTAACAGCAGTTTTCACCTGCCTGCCGAGCAGGTCCCGTTGATTTTGCTGGGCAACGGCACTGGACTTGCCGGGCTACGCAGCTTACTCAAGGCACGGATCGATCAAGGGCAAGGGCGCAACTGGTTGCTGTTCGGTGAACGCAACCGAGCGCACGACTTTCATTGCCGTGCGGAGCTTGAGAGCTGGCTTGAGGCAGGCCATCTGACCCGACTGGACCTAGCGTTCTCGCGTGATCAGGCGGAGAAAATCTACGTGCAGGACCGCTTGCGCGAGGCTGAGGATGAATTGCGCGCGTGGCTGAGCGACGGCGCAGCGATCTATATCTGCGGCAGCCTGTTGGGTATGGCGGCGGGGGTGGATCAGGTGTTGAACGAGGTCTTGGGCACGGAGGTGGTCAGCGAACTGATCGAGCAGGGGCGGTATCGGCGGGATGTGTATTGA